One genomic window of Medicago truncatula cultivar Jemalong A17 chromosome 1, MtrunA17r5.0-ANR, whole genome shotgun sequence includes the following:
- the LOC11419999 gene encoding myb-like protein X, translating into MEKKVENAMISYDPKSKTTLDHIPQPQPILKKGSSKGSKNFFKVVVFMLRGHSRKTKSIMPIDNESKSMWKKLLGSMRPMHLQSNQSPPQILNGENNHKKVVIENNVNSIIDTQGEDGFHNASEFLNSPSPTRSCLASVASSRYASAVGLSEMVEEEKEEEIVEKDNNNNNNNNTNENDDDMIDADAAGLNEMVEEEKKEEIVNKDSNNNNEIDEDDMIDAKAEDFIAKFYREMRLQRMDVRYNEMSMRSLGL; encoded by the coding sequence ATGGAGAAAAAGGTTGAGAACGCTATGATTAGCTATGatccaaaatcaaaaacaacccTAGATCATATTCCTCAACCCCAACCCATTCTCAAGAAGGGATCATCAAAAGGATCTAAGAATTTCTTTAAGGTCGTTGTATTCATGTTGCGAGGGCATTCTCGTAAAACAAAATCGATTATGCCTATTGATAATGAGTCTAAAAGCATGTGGAAGAAGCTTTTGGGGTCCATGAGACCTATGCACCTTCAAAGCAACCAATCACCACCGCAAATTCTTAACGGTGAGAATAACCATAAAAAAGTGGTTATTGAAAATAATGTTAATAGCATCATTGATACTCAAGGAGAGGATGGGTTTCATAATGCATCGGAGTTTCTGAATTCGCCGTCTCCGACCAGAAGCTGCCTTGCTTCGGTGGCTAGTAGCCGCTACGCTTCCGCGGTGGGGCTAAGTGAAATGGTTGAGGAGGAGAAAGAGGAAGAGATTGTGgaaaaggataataataataataataataataatactaatgaGAATGATGATGACATGATTGATGCCGATGCGGCGGGGCTAAATGAAATGGTTGAGgaggagaaaaaggaagagattgTGAATAAggatagtaataataataatgagattGATGAAGATGACATGATTGATGCCAAAGCTGAAGATTTTATTGCTAAATTTTATCGAGAAATGAGGTTGCAGCGTATGGATGTACGTTACAATGAGATGAGTATGAGGTCATTAGGGTTATGA
- the LOC11407646 gene encoding uncharacterized protein, whose protein sequence is MEGYGYGSDHGSFGSERRIEIVSGRSYGFSQSYYVGRSESTGEVTRASHDGAAPVAKPWSFNDAATKRRKRIARYKVYAVEGKVKATFRNGIRWIKHTCSRIVHGY, encoded by the coding sequence ATGGAAGGGTACGGGTACGGGTCGGATCATGGTTCATTCGGAAGTGAAAGAAGAATCGAGATAGTGAGCGGGAGAAGCTACGGTTTCAGTCAGAGCTACTACGTGGGTCGGAGTGAGTCAACTGGTGAGGTGACTCGAGCGAGTCACGACGGAGCGGCACCGGTGGCGAAGCCATGGAGCTTCAACGACGCGGCAACGAAGAGGAGAAAGAGAATAGCGAGGTATAAAGTTTATGCTGTTGAAGGTAAGGTTAAGGCTACGTTTCGGAATGGGATCCGATGGATCAAACATACTTGTTCTCGGATTGTCCATGGGTACTAA
- the LOC11410187 gene encoding heparan-alpha-glucosaminide N-acetyltransferase isoform X2 codes for MVWSHTCGFCNAFFSLWGWRFHRFGLQAFQKVSSKQNATKKIISRTIKLFLLGLLLQGGYFHGRGNLTYGLDLTKLRWFGVLQRISIGYFLASMSEIWLVNGNILVDSPAAFVRKYSIQWIFSILLCSVYLCLLYGLYVPNWEFEHSNLLWPGRVSTIQNVHCDMRGSLDPPCNAVGFIDRLILGEDHMYQRPVYRRTKECSVNSPDYGPLPPDSPGWCLAPFDPEGILSSLMAAITCFVGLQFGHILVIFQAHKQRVLLWSVFSFSLLVVGYVLEILGIPLSKALYTLSFMFITAGASGLVLTAIYYIVDIKQLRKPTVLLQWMGMNALIVYALAACDIFPAVIQGFYWRSPENNLVDASEALIQNILHSEKWGTLAFVIIEILFWGLLAGFLHKKGIYIKL; via the exons ATGGTTTGGAGTCACACTTGCGGATTTTGTAATgcctttttttctctttgggGTTGGCGTTTCCATCGCTTTGGTCTTCAAG CCTTTCAGAAAGTCTCTAGCAAACAAAATGCCACAAAAAAGATAATTTCGAGGACGATTAAGCTTTTTCTTTTGGGCCTCTTGCTACAAG GTGGGTATTTCCATGGCCGCGGTAATTTAACTTATGGACTTGATTTGACCAAGTTACGCTGGTTTGGTGTACTTCAG AGGATATCCATTGGATATTTCTTGGCCTCAATGTCAGAGATTTGGCTTGTGAACGGTAATATTTTGGTTGATTCACCAGCAGCTTTTGTCAGGAAATACTCCATCCAGTG gattttttcaattttactttGCTCAGTATATCTTTGCTTGCTCTATGGCCTCTATGTTCCAAATTGGGAGTTCGAACATTCTAACTTGTTGTGGCCTGGTCGTGTATCAACTATTCAAAAT GTTCATTGTGATATGAGGGGTAGCCTTGATCCTCCTTGTAATGCTGTGGGATTTATTGATAGATTAATTCTTGGTGAAGATCATATGTACCAGCGTCCTGTCTACAGAAGAACAAAG GAGTGCAGTGTCAATTCTCCTGATTATGGACCCTTGCCTCCAGATTCACCTGGATGGTGCCTTGCACCATTTGACCCGGAGGGTATTTTGAG TTCACTGATGGCTGCCATTACTTGTTTCGTGGGATTGCAATTTGGGCATATACTTGTAATTTTTCAG GCACACAAGCAGAGGGTACTCCTTTGGTCCGTGTTTTCCTTCTCTCTATTGGTAGTCGGATatgttctggaaattttag GAATTCCTTTATCAAAAGCGCTGTACACATTAAGCTTCATGTTCATCACCGCCGGGGCATCGGGCTTGGTTTTGACTGCTATATACTACATT GTTGACATAAAACAACTCAGAAAGCCTACAGTTTTACTGCAATGGATGGGAATGAACGCCCTTATCGTATATGCATTGGCTGCTTGTGACATTTTCCCAGCAGTTATCCAGGGTTTCTATTGGCGCTCTCCTGAAAATAACTTG GTTGACGCCAGTGAAGCTTTAATACAGAATATATTACATTCCGAGAAGTGGGGTACACTGGCCTTTGTAATAATTGAGATTTTATTCTGGGGTCTTTTGGCTGGTTTCCTCCACAAGAAAGGgatatatataaaattgtaa
- the LOC11410187 gene encoding heparan-alpha-glucosaminide N-acetyltransferase isoform X1, translating into MSSENQIHDAEEEEEERRPLIDSSILTLTVHENELPPVSVPNQRLVSLDVFRGLTVALMILVDDVGRAFPSLNHSPWFGVTLADFVMPFFLFGVGVSIALVFKKVSSKQNATKKIISRTIKLFLLGLLLQGGYFHGRGNLTYGLDLTKLRWFGVLQRISIGYFLASMSEIWLVNGNILVDSPAAFVRKYSIQWIFSILLCSVYLCLLYGLYVPNWEFEHSNLLWPGRVSTIQNVHCDMRGSLDPPCNAVGFIDRLILGEDHMYQRPVYRRTKECSVNSPDYGPLPPDSPGWCLAPFDPEGILSSLMAAITCFVGLQFGHILVIFQAHKQRVLLWSVFSFSLLVVGYVLEILGIPLSKALYTLSFMFITAGASGLVLTAIYYIVDIKQLRKPTVLLQWMGMNALIVYALAACDIFPAVIQGFYWRSPENNLVDASEALIQNILHSEKWGTLAFVIIEILFWGLLAGFLHKKGIYIKL; encoded by the exons ATGTCAAGTGAAAATCAAATACACGatgcagaagaagaagaagaagaaagaagaccTCTCATCGATTCCTCAATTCTCACCCTCACCGTCCATGAAAATGAATTGCCACCTGTCTCGGTTCCTAATCAACGCCTTGTTTCCCTCGATGTCTTCCGTGGTCTCACTGTTGCG CTGATGATATTAGTGGATGATGTTGGACGGGCTTTCCCATCCTTGAATCATTCTCCATGGTTTGGAGTCACACTTGCGGATTTTGTAATgcctttttttctctttgggGTTGGCGTTTCCATCGCTTTGGTCTTCAAG AAAGTCTCTAGCAAACAAAATGCCACAAAAAAGATAATTTCGAGGACGATTAAGCTTTTTCTTTTGGGCCTCTTGCTACAAG GTGGGTATTTCCATGGCCGCGGTAATTTAACTTATGGACTTGATTTGACCAAGTTACGCTGGTTTGGTGTACTTCAG AGGATATCCATTGGATATTTCTTGGCCTCAATGTCAGAGATTTGGCTTGTGAACGGTAATATTTTGGTTGATTCACCAGCAGCTTTTGTCAGGAAATACTCCATCCAGTG gattttttcaattttactttGCTCAGTATATCTTTGCTTGCTCTATGGCCTCTATGTTCCAAATTGGGAGTTCGAACATTCTAACTTGTTGTGGCCTGGTCGTGTATCAACTATTCAAAAT GTTCATTGTGATATGAGGGGTAGCCTTGATCCTCCTTGTAATGCTGTGGGATTTATTGATAGATTAATTCTTGGTGAAGATCATATGTACCAGCGTCCTGTCTACAGAAGAACAAAG GAGTGCAGTGTCAATTCTCCTGATTATGGACCCTTGCCTCCAGATTCACCTGGATGGTGCCTTGCACCATTTGACCCGGAGGGTATTTTGAG TTCACTGATGGCTGCCATTACTTGTTTCGTGGGATTGCAATTTGGGCATATACTTGTAATTTTTCAG GCACACAAGCAGAGGGTACTCCTTTGGTCCGTGTTTTCCTTCTCTCTATTGGTAGTCGGATatgttctggaaattttag GAATTCCTTTATCAAAAGCGCTGTACACATTAAGCTTCATGTTCATCACCGCCGGGGCATCGGGCTTGGTTTTGACTGCTATATACTACATT GTTGACATAAAACAACTCAGAAAGCCTACAGTTTTACTGCAATGGATGGGAATGAACGCCCTTATCGTATATGCATTGGCTGCTTGTGACATTTTCCCAGCAGTTATCCAGGGTTTCTATTGGCGCTCTCCTGAAAATAACTTG GTTGACGCCAGTGAAGCTTTAATACAGAATATATTACATTCCGAGAAGTGGGGTACACTGGCCTTTGTAATAATTGAGATTTTATTCTGGGGTCTTTTGGCTGGTTTCCTCCACAAGAAAGGgatatatataaaattgtaa
- the LOC11413871 gene encoding methionine aminotransferase, whose translation MEGKLSRAAKKLTSSPIQELSHLAQRCNAINLAEGFPDFPAPLHIKNAAVSAINSDLNQYRHVQGICEHLAKIVKEMHGLDIDSETDVAICCGQTEAFAAAIFATIDPGDEVILFDPSYETYQGCVTMAGGVPIHVPLDPPQWTLDPRKLLTSITERTKAIILNSPHNPTGKVFTKDELETIAGACCSRNCLAITDEVYEHITYDNQKHISLASFPGMQERTIITSSLSKTFSVTGWRIGWAIAPASIASAIRNIHIIVTDSAPAPFQEAALTALRSPPEYFESLRRDYQSKRDYIIKLLAGVGFKIQFIPQGSFFLFAELPEDCPLSDVEFVKKLILEAGVVAVPGQGFFHTNLSTNETSSASCNYQKRYIRFAFCKSETTLAAVSEKLGKLLDVEGKLALY comes from the exons atggAAGGAAAATTGTCGCGTGCGGCAAAGAAGCTTACATCATCACCCATTCAAGAACTCTCTCACCTTGCTCAGAGATGCAATGCTATCAACCTAGCTGAAGGCTTCCCTGACTTCCCTGCTCCTCTCCACATCAAAAACGCCGCCGTTTCCGCCATTAATTCCGACCTCAACCAATAcag GCATGTGCAAGGTATATGTGAACACTTGGCTAAGATAGTAAAGGAAATGCATGGTTTAGATATTGACTCTGAGACGGATGTAGCTATCTGTTGTGGTCAAACTGAGGCTTTTGCTGCTGCAATCTTTGCAA CAATTGACCCAGGCGACGAAGTCATACTCTTTGACCCTTCCTATGAAACATATCAAGGATGTGTTACCATGGCTGGTGGTGTTCCT ATACATGTGCCGCTTGACCCGCCTCAGTGGACCTTGGATCCAAGAAAATTGCTTACATCAATTACTGAGAGAACTAAAGCCATTATACTGAATAG TCCTCACAATCCAACTGGAAAAGTTTTCACAAAAGATGAACTTGAGACTATTGCCGGAGCATGCTGCAGCCGAAATTGCCTGGCTATAACAGATGAA GTATATGAGCATATAACTTATGACAACCAAAAACATATATCCCTTGCCTCGTTTCCAGGAATGCAAGAACGGACTATTATAACATCTTCTTTGTCTAAAACATTTAGTGTCACAG GTTGGAGGATAGGATGGGCAATTGCACCAGCCTCTATTGCATCTGCTATCAGAAACATTCATATAATAGTTACAGATTCTGCTCCAGCTCCTTTTCAGGAAGCTGCTTTGACGGCTTTGAGAAGCCCCCCTGAATACTTTGAATCCCTGAGAAGA GATTATCAATCAAAAAGAGATTATATCATTAAGTTGCTTGCGGGAGTGGGTTTTAAGATACAGTTTATACCTCAGGGTTCCTTCTTCTTATTTGCCGAGCTTCCTGAGGATTGTCCCCTTTCTGAT GTAGAGTTTGTTAAAAAGTTAATACTAGAAGCGGGGGTGGTGGCTGTTCCAGGACAGGGATTTTTTCATACAAACCTATCAACAAATGAAACTTCTAGTGCAAGTTGTAACTACCAGAAGAGATACATCAGGTTTGCATTCTGCAAGAGCGAGACAACTTTGGCCGCGGTTTCAGAGAAACTGGGTAAGCTTTTGGATGTTGAAGGGAAACTTGCGCTATATTAA